The DNA region TAAGGAATAACGCGGGTACTGGAATTGTTGCTTTGGGCATGACTTTTGTCATTATGACAGGAGGTATTGATTTAGCTGTTGGTTCCACATTGGTTGCTACAGGTGCTTTCTCGATGCTCCTTCTCGACACGGGTACCAAAGGACTCTTAGGCATGTGGGGATTGACAGGAATACCTGCCTTTATTGTCACGATTATATTCGTGATGCTGCTTGGTTATCTGCTAGGGTCATTAATAGGCGTCACCGTTACCAAAGGTAAGGTACCGCCATTTATTGCTACATTAGGTGCAATGATGATTTTTAGAAGTGTGACACAGCATTTTACACAGGGCTATAACACGACTGTTCCGATGGAGTTTTTACAGATTGCTAGTTTTAAAATAGGAAATTTTATGATTATGCCAATTATTTATTGGGCTGTCATTGCCTATATTCTTTACTATGTATCCAAGCGAACGACCTTTGGACGTCAGATTATTGCTGTTGGATCGAATGAAAGGGCTGCGAAACTTTCTGGTGTTAATGTCGACAAAGTCAAGCTTCGTGTGTACGCACTGATGGGACTCCTTGTCTCGATTGCAGCGATTATTCAAGTTTCTCGTATTGGTTCGATGGACTTTTCTAATGCTGGTAGAGGAATGGAAATGGATGCAATTGCTGCAGCAGCGGTTGGCGGAACCAGCATGATGGGCGGGAGAGGTTTTATCCTTGGTACCGTCTATGGAATGTTAATCATCGCCGTCATGAACAATCTATTGAACCTATTCGGTGTTCCACCATTTTTAAGGGAAGCATTTAAAGGGGTTATTGTCATTGCAGCTGTGCTTTTGCAAAAAAAGGAGAAAACTTCTTAATGGTGAAAGTCACCCGAGGATTTTCCGGTTACATTTTATCACTTGTATTTAAATCGACGAAGGTGCCATTCCAAATGGGGATGGGGCCTTTTAAATTTGGGAGTGAAGCAAAGCAGGAATTTTATATAAACTCGCGAATTATTAATTATAATCGTTATAGGAGGTAAAATATGGAGAGGGATCAGTTAATTGAAGAATTGAAACAAATTCTCATAAGGGAAATACCCAATGCGGTGAGGAATATCAGGTTAGATGAAGAAGACAAGGTTTGTTACCTATCATTGCTTGGAACTGACTATGAACCTGTGCTTGGACTGATTACAGTAGGAATTGAATCCTTTAGAAAAAAGATTATCGAAGAATATGGCATTGAAGATAAGTACAGTATATGGAATTCAGGTGAGATGCCAGTTGAATATCAAACGGGTATAGATAACAATTCTTCATTTCTAAAAAAGCAAGAAGCACTAGTTGAATTATTTGGAGATGAAGAATGGGAAGAAAGCTGGGAAGCATGCCAAACACTTAGATTTGAAGTCGCTAAAGAATTAAATACATTTAATTGGAACGAGATTCTACCATTAACTGAGGACTTTGTCGTTTACTCAGATTGGGAGGCAATTGACGTTTCAAATGGAGACTTACTTCGAAGTGTCCCAAAAGAGAAGATTGAAATACTAATAAATAAAGGCTTGATTTAATGGACCGATTACGCCGGTAGAATTTTGAAATTTCAGATAAATAGTTTGACGCGGCTCTTGGAAATATAGTAAATTTTAAGATAAGTAGTTAATCTTATCATATTATTTTGCGCTTATGCGCATGAATGGAGGAACATACACGACATGGCAAAAATTCCGTCAATACTTAAAGATTTGCGAATTCCTGTAATCGGCTCACCAATGTTCATCATTAGTAGTCCAAAGTTAGTGATTGAGCAATGTAAGGCTGGGATTGTTGGGTCAATGCCTGCACTTAATGCTAGGCCTGCATCAATGCTCGACGAATGGTTGGCAGAAATTACTGAGGCGCTCGCTTCTTACAACGCAAAGAATCCAGATCGGCCTGCCGCTCCATTCGCGATTAACCAGATTGTGCACAGGTCCAATACAAGGTTAGAGCAGGATATGGAAATGTGTGTGAAGTACAAAGTTCCTATTATCATTACGTCCCTTGGGGCTCGGGAGGAAATAAACATCGCTGCACATAGCTATGGAGGAACAGTATTTCACGATGTGATAAACAACAAGTTCGCGCACAAGGCCATTGATAAAGGAGCAGATGGTTTGATTGCCGTTGCCACAGGTGCTGGTGGTCATGCGGGTGTGAAGAGCCCGTTTGCATTAGTTCAAGAAATCCGTCAATGGTTTGACGGACCGCTTGCCTTGTCTGGATCTATTGCTACCGGAAGCGGCGTCCTCGCTGCCCAAGCGATGGGGGCGGATTTTGCTTATATCGGTTCGCCGTTCATTGCCACACATGAAGCGAATGCTGTTGACGAGTATAAGCAAGCAATTGTTGATTGTACTTCTGATGATATTGTTTATAGTAATCTATTCACAGGCGTGGAAGGGAACTATCTAGCTCCATCTATTCGAGCAGCAGGGTTGGATCCAAACGCACTTCCTCAAAGCGACCCATCAAAGATGGATTTTGGAACAGAGGCAAAGGCGTGGAAGGATATCTGGGGATGCGGTCAGGGCATTGGTGCGATTAACGAAGTCACTACCGCAGCCGCATTCATAAACAAACTTCAGCAAGAGTACATAGCTGCTAGAGAGAACCTTCTTGAAAAATCCTATTCATAATATTAGAAAATAGCAAAAAACGCTGTATACAAAATACGGCGTTTTTTTTACAAAAATAAAACGTATAAACTAGATCACAACCAGTTATCAAGAAATAACTTAGCAATATGAAATTAACTATCTAGGTAAAGGAAGTTTTTTATGAATAAACCCGAGAAATCTAATTCAGACCAGTACCCAAAGCTATTAAAGGTCACGGAGGACATCTATCAGCTCAAGGTTCGTTATCCATTCGGAATGTATGAAATGAACAGTTTTCTTTTCAAAGGGGATAACGGCTTCACTGTTGTTGATACAGGTAGTGCGTCAGCGGAATCCCAAGCTTTATGGGAGCAAACCATAGCATCAGGAATCACAGTTGAAAAATTAGTGTTATCACATGCCCATCCCGACCATATTGGACTTGCTAGATGGTTTCAGGAAAAGCATCAGGTACCTGTCTATATTTCTAGTTTAGGATATAAAGAAATTCAAAGAAAACGAAACAATACAAATCCAGACTGGATGAGAAACTTATTTCTGAAGCATGATGGACCTGAACTTCCTGTGAAGATGGAAAATCCTGAAGCAGATGCCTTTGAATTTGAACCAGATGGACTATTTGATAATCAGGAGCATATCAGGATAGGAAATGATACATACGAAACGATCTGGACACCAGGGCATTCATCGGACCATTTCTGCTTTTACAGTCAAAGGGAGCAGGTGATGGTTACCGGTGACCATGTACTTGCGGGATTAGCTCCGATCATAGCCGTTTGGTCTGAACATGACGTGAATCCAATTAAAGATAATATTGCTTCCTTGGAACGTTTAAAAGCGTATTCTTCTAAAATTGCCCTGCCTGGTCACGGTGATCTGATTTACAACCTGAATGATCGGATAGATGAAATGATCTCAGGACACCAACATCGCTTACAGCAGCTCGTTGCTTCTGTAAAAAACGCAGAAAAAACATCCTGGCAGGTTTGCCAAGAAATATACGGAACTCTAGATCCAAAAAAGTTTTTCGCCCCATTATTGGCAACAATCACAAGGTTTCTTTATCTTGAATCGATTGGAGAAGTAGCTAGTGAATTGAAAAATGGGAAAATATACTATTATCGTTCAAATGATATTTAAGGGTAAATTTTTTGTGACTAAAGCAGTGGATTTTCTTTAAAGGAAATCTCACTGCATAATCACATCTTCCAAATGTAAGCGCCAGTTCAGGCGTTTTTATTTTTCATACATATAGAACGTATGTTTGTATATAATGAAAAGGGAGGAGTGATGCATATGGGTATTCGTGATAGAGGGAAATTAAAATGGCGGCCAGCTTCATTTATGCCGCTAGGATTTGAGATGACTCGTGCCATGTTTAAGGATCAGGAACGAAAAGCAAAACCATTAATTGATGAGTACGAAGCAGAGGAGTTCGATCGGCAAATCAACTACGCAAAGGAATATAAGCTTTTGGTAAGGGTTTCGGTATGGGAGGAAGGATTTACTACGGAGATGATTGGACGTATCCATTCCCTTGATCCAATTAAGCACCAGCTGCGTCTGGAGGTAAGGACAGGTGAATATGAAGTCATTGCTTTTGAAAAAGTTATTGGAGTAATTGTTACAAATTGAAAATTGTATATATTTTATACTTGATATATTTTTTATACATGATATACTATGTATATAAGGATGGTGGTAAGGAATGAAGATATGTCCCTATATTGAAGCTGCTTTTCAAATCCTCGGTAAAAAGTGGAATGGTCAACTCATCCATTACTTGTCGTTATGCGAGAACCATACCGCACGTTTTTCAGATTTAAAGCGTGATATAACGGGAATTACTTCTAGAGCACTATCACTGAAGCTTTCCGAGCTTGCAGAAGATGGATTGGTCAAAAAGTGGGTAGAATCTGGTTCACCCGTAACCATTTCTTACAAACTAACAGAAAAAGGGATATCACTAGCGAATAGTCTAAAACCCATTCAAGAATGGGCACTAAGCTATTTGGATGTATCAATTTCAAAAGAAAGTGAGGAGAATTAAATTGATGAAAAATAATATGATTTGTGACGTAGAAACTGGAGTATGTGGGGTAGCCGGAGAGGATGAAATGGAGGTCATCGATTTTAATAAACCAAAGAAAACAATTGACCTTTATTATGTAACAGACCCAATCTGTTCTCATTGTTGGGCACTGGAGCCAGTGCTTCGCCGGTTTGTGGAGCAATATGGTGAATATTTTACCTTTAGAACTGTTATGGGGGGGTTGTTAGAAAAATGGAGTGGCGGTCCGGTCGATCCGGCAAACGGAATTAACCAACCATCGGATGTTGCTGGACACTGGAGAGAAGTGGGAGAACAAACACGCATGCCGATTGATGGGACTCTTTGGTTTGACAATCCTGTCCACTCTTCGTATCCACCTTCTCGTGTATTTAAGGTTATTCAAAAACAAAATGATGCTTTAGCAAGTGTATTTTTACGCCGTGCACGTGAAGCTGTTTTCGCATTTAACCAAAATATTGCTGATGATTCTGTTTTAATTGAAATGGTGAATACCCTTGGGTTGGATGGGGAAGCAATTGTAAGGGAAGCTAACCTGCCAAGCGGGCAGCAATTATTAAATGAAGATTTTTCACTTGCCGCAAGCTTAGGTGTAAGGGGATTTCCAACGATTATCATGGTTAACGAGGAAAACAAAGGGGTAAAAATTGTCGGTGCTCGCCCAATGGTGAACTATGTTGCTGGGTTAAAACAGGTTCTGAATATAGAGGAGCTTCAACCGAAACAACAACCCTCACTTTCTATCCTGCTTGAGAAAGAAAAGCTATTATTTTCAAAAGAGATTGAAGTAATGTATGATATTGAGCAAACGGATATTAACGCTCTATTTGAAAAAGAGCTATCACCTAGTTGTTATGAAGGTAAGGAAATTCTGGGTGAAAGATATTTTGTAAAGAAATAATAATGAGAACTGCGGGGGATTAACATGGCAAGAAAAGCTTACAATGCAAAAGGAACGAAATCAGCAGGACCATACTCACATGCTGTAGATGCAGGCGAACTAGTTTATTTATCAGGTCAAACACCGATGAACTCAGCATCAGATGAAATCAAAACTGGTGACATCGGAGCACAAACGCAGCAATGCTTTGATAACTTATTTGCGGTTTTGAAGGAAGCGAACCTTACCCCTGATGATGTGGTAAAGGTAAATGTATATTTAACAGATATGGGGAATTTTAGCGCGATGAATGCGGTATATGAAAAGCAATTTTCGCAGCCTTTCCCTGCACGGACATGTGTTGCTGTTCTAGCACTGCCGCTTGGTGCAGAAGTTGAAATTGAAATGATTGCTAAAAGACCGTAGGAGTAATCCAAATTAGATTACAACTACATCTCTTTTAAGGCTATACTTCTGGTATAGTCTTTTTTTTATGAAAGAAGGGTTTTATGGATTTTATTACTATCGGTCGATTGCTAGTAAATGGATCATCCTAGCTGTTGCTTTATTGGTAAGTTACATCCTTTTAAAAATACAAAAAAATACTTCTGTTTTGTTAGACGTAATATCTAATAGTCTACTTATGGGATTTATTACGTTAAAGCTAAGCCTGATTCTTCTTCAGCCTAATCTTGTCATCAACAGTCCATTGTCACTCTTGTATTTTACAGGGGGAAAAATCGGCTTTTGGCTTGCTGTAATTATTGCAAGCGCGGTGTACTTCTGGGGGACACGAAAGCTGGAGATACTCTTTCAGACCAAAGTCCAAACATACGGTTTATATGTGCTTTATTCTTTTTCCGTCTACCATTTACTATTTCTAATAATGAATCAAGAATGGCATCATTTCTTCTATTTACTGATTCCAATCTTCGTGTTAATTTGGTGGCTTTTAAAAAATAAAAGCATTCAAGTGTTGAAGAATGTTACGATCATGGCAGTCCTATCCGGGCTTCTTGGTTGGGCCGTATATGAGCACCAAACTAAAACACAATCTGCCGAAGCTAATGCAAATGTCCAAACGGGTATTCAAAAAGGAAAAAAAGCGGTTGATTTTACTCTTGAGACAATCAATGGAGAAGCTAAGCTTTCTGATTACAAAGGAAAAAAGGTTATTTTAAACTTTTGGGCAACATGGTGCCCGCCATGTAAGGCCGAGATGCCTCATATGGAGAAATTTTATAAAGAAAATAAAACTAACAATGTAGTTATTTTGGCTGTCAATTTAACATCAAGTGAATCAGATGAGAGTAATGTTCGTGCTTTTATGAAGAATTATGGGTTATCCTTTCCTGTTTTAATGGATGCTGATGGAAGTGTAGGGGATACGTATCAGGCGATTACCATTCCGACAACTTATTTCATTGATTCGGAAGGGATTATTCAGCAAAAACTTGTGGGACCAATGAGTAAAGACACAATGGAAGACATGATCGAAAAAATTAATTAATTATTAGTTTTCGTTAGTGATAAAATGGGATTATTTAAAGAGAAAAGGGGCATTCTTCGTGAATAAAAGTAATAAAACGGCACTTATTCTAGGTGCGAGCGGGTTGGTTGGAACGGACTTAGTTAACGTCCTTCTTCAAGAAGAGAACTATGCCAAAATCCATTTACTAGTTAGGAAACCATTAACAATTAAGGATAAGCTATGTGAACAGCATGTGGTAAATTTTGATAAACTAGATAAATACGAAGATTTATTTCAAGTTACCGATATATTCTGTTGTTTAGGAACTACGATAAAAAAAGCGAAGACGAAAGAGGCGTTTCGTAAAGTCGATTATCAATATCCCATTGAGGCAGCAAAATTGGCAAAAAAGTTTGGTGTTCAAAACTACCTCATCATTACAGCCATGGGAGCAAGTTCGAAATCGCTATTCTTTTATAGTCAAGTCAAAGGCGAGTTGGAAGAGGCGCTTAGAAAGTTAGAATTGACCTCTGTACATATCTTCCGCCCATCTTTACTAGTAGGAGAAAGGAAAGAGCACCGACTCGGAGAAAAAATTGCAGAGAAAGTTAGTGTATTATTTAATCCTATCATGGTAGGACCTTTGCGCCCGTATCGGTCCATTCAAGCAAAAAGGATAGCTGAGGCAATGGCTACAATTGCTTTGTCAAGTAAGACTGGTTTTCATGTCTATCATTCTCATGAAATCGAACGGATGGTTGGGCGTTCTAGATGAGGATTATCCGAATAGAAGGTGATTTCAGTAGGCCCAGGAAGAAAAAGAGGAAAGGTTGTCCGAATGTACAAAGTGTCTATTGTTGACAATTAATTTCGCTTGTACTATTATTATCTTGAATTCGAGATATCTTTATGAAAGACTGTACACACTGTAAAATAAATTTCGTCTATTATTGCAATCATAAAGAAATAAGTCTCATTCATTAAATAGAAACCCACAAAGGAAGGAGAAATAAAATGAAACATATTTTTCAAAAAGGAAAAGACCTAGCCAGACCAACATTACTATTGCTGCATGGAACAGGTGGTACAGAACAAGATTTATTACCGCTTGCAGGGGAAATTGACCAAGATGCGTCCATCCTAAGTGTTCGCGGCAATGTTTTAGAAAATGGAATGCCACGATTTTTTCGAAGGTTAGCAGAAGGTGTTTTTGACGAAGAGGACTTAGTATTCCGCACGAAAGAATTATCTGATTTTCTTGACGAAGCTTCTCAAAAATATGAGTTTGATCGAAATAATATCGTTGCCGTTGGCTATTCAAACGGAGCCAACATTGCTGCAAGCTTGCTGTTCCATTACCAAGATGCCCTAAAAGGAGCAATTTTGCACCATCCAATGGTTCCAAGAAGAGGAATTGATTTACCGGACTTAACTGGAAAGGCTGTGTTTATTGCTGCAGGAACGAATGATCCGATTTGTCCGGCTTCAGAGTCTGAGGAATTAAAAACACTTTTGTCTAGTGCGAATGCAAATGTAGAATTACACTGGGAAAACAATGGTCATCAACTGACGTTTCAAGAGGTAAAAGCAGCTGCAGCCTGGTACCGTAAACAATTCTAAATCGGAAAAATTAACTTCTCTATTGGACAAAGCCCTTCGAGGACACTCAAGGAAATGTCCAATAGAGAAGCTTTTAAAAACAAAGCCCAACAAGGAAGTTGTTGAAATGTCTTTAATAAGTCCTCTTAAAGACA from Neobacillus sp. FSL H8-0543 includes:
- a CDS encoding oxidoreductase, which gives rise to MNKSNKTALILGASGLVGTDLVNVLLQEENYAKIHLLVRKPLTIKDKLCEQHVVNFDKLDKYEDLFQVTDIFCCLGTTIKKAKTKEAFRKVDYQYPIEAAKLAKKFGVQNYLIITAMGASSKSLFFYSQVKGELEEALRKLELTSVHIFRPSLLVGERKEHRLGEKIAEKVSVLFNPIMVGPLRPYRSIQAKRIAEAMATIALSSKTGFHVYHSHEIERMVGRSR
- a CDS encoding redoxin domain-containing protein, encoding MKEGFYGFYYYRSIASKWIILAVALLVSYILLKIQKNTSVLLDVISNSLLMGFITLKLSLILLQPNLVINSPLSLLYFTGGKIGFWLAVIIASAVYFWGTRKLEILFQTKVQTYGLYVLYSFSVYHLLFLIMNQEWHHFFYLLIPIFVLIWWLLKNKSIQVLKNVTIMAVLSGLLGWAVYEHQTKTQSAEANANVQTGIQKGKKAVDFTLETINGEAKLSDYKGKKVILNFWATWCPPCKAEMPHMEKFYKENKTNNVVILAVNLTSSESDESNVRAFMKNYGLSFPVLMDADGSVGDTYQAITIPTTYFIDSEGIIQQKLVGPMSKDTMEDMIEKIN
- a CDS encoding Rid family detoxifying hydrolase, with translation MARKAYNAKGTKSAGPYSHAVDAGELVYLSGQTPMNSASDEIKTGDIGAQTQQCFDNLFAVLKEANLTPDDVVKVNVYLTDMGNFSAMNAVYEKQFSQPFPARTCVAVLALPLGAEVEIEMIAKRP
- a CDS encoding ABC transporter permease, with the protein product MDKATLKNNRSFFDWFKYKWSNEPLFSTAIALIIMIILQTLVLGFDYDSIGSWFQSWTNNWFNILRNNAGTGIVALGMTFVIMTGGIDLAVGSTLVATGAFSMLLLDTGTKGLLGMWGLTGIPAFIVTIIFVMLLGYLLGSLIGVTVTKGKVPPFIATLGAMMIFRSVTQHFTQGYNTTVPMEFLQIASFKIGNFMIMPIIYWAVIAYILYYVSKRTTFGRQIIAVGSNERAAKLSGVNVDKVKLRVYALMGLLVSIAAIIQVSRIGSMDFSNAGRGMEMDAIAAAAVGGTSMMGGRGFILGTVYGMLIIAVMNNLLNLFGVPPFLREAFKGVIVIAAVLLQKKEKTS
- a CDS encoding nitronate monooxygenase family protein; amino-acid sequence: MAKIPSILKDLRIPVIGSPMFIISSPKLVIEQCKAGIVGSMPALNARPASMLDEWLAEITEALASYNAKNPDRPAAPFAINQIVHRSNTRLEQDMEMCVKYKVPIIITSLGAREEINIAAHSYGGTVFHDVINNKFAHKAIDKGADGLIAVATGAGGHAGVKSPFALVQEIRQWFDGPLALSGSIATGSGVLAAQAMGADFAYIGSPFIATHEANAVDEYKQAIVDCTSDDIVYSNLFTGVEGNYLAPSIRAAGLDPNALPQSDPSKMDFGTEAKAWKDIWGCGQGIGAINEVTTAAAFINKLQQEYIAARENLLEKSYS
- a CDS encoding helix-turn-helix domain-containing protein, which codes for MKICPYIEAAFQILGKKWNGQLIHYLSLCENHTARFSDLKRDITGITSRALSLKLSELAEDGLVKKWVESGSPVTISYKLTEKGISLANSLKPIQEWALSYLDVSISKESEEN
- a CDS encoding DsbA family protein, yielding MKNNMICDVETGVCGVAGEDEMEVIDFNKPKKTIDLYYVTDPICSHCWALEPVLRRFVEQYGEYFTFRTVMGGLLEKWSGGPVDPANGINQPSDVAGHWREVGEQTRMPIDGTLWFDNPVHSSYPPSRVFKVIQKQNDALASVFLRRAREAVFAFNQNIADDSVLIEMVNTLGLDGEAIVREANLPSGQQLLNEDFSLAASLGVRGFPTIIMVNEENKGVKIVGARPMVNYVAGLKQVLNIEELQPKQQPSLSILLEKEKLLFSKEIEVMYDIEQTDINALFEKELSPSCYEGKEILGERYFVKK
- a CDS encoding alpha/beta hydrolase; its protein translation is MKHIFQKGKDLARPTLLLLHGTGGTEQDLLPLAGEIDQDASILSVRGNVLENGMPRFFRRLAEGVFDEEDLVFRTKELSDFLDEASQKYEFDRNNIVAVGYSNGANIAASLLFHYQDALKGAILHHPMVPRRGIDLPDLTGKAVFIAAGTNDPICPASESEELKTLLSSANANVELHWENNGHQLTFQEVKAAAAWYRKQF
- a CDS encoding MBL fold metallo-hydrolase; amino-acid sequence: MNKPEKSNSDQYPKLLKVTEDIYQLKVRYPFGMYEMNSFLFKGDNGFTVVDTGSASAESQALWEQTIASGITVEKLVLSHAHPDHIGLARWFQEKHQVPVYISSLGYKEIQRKRNNTNPDWMRNLFLKHDGPELPVKMENPEADAFEFEPDGLFDNQEHIRIGNDTYETIWTPGHSSDHFCFYSQREQVMVTGDHVLAGLAPIIAVWSEHDVNPIKDNIASLERLKAYSSKIALPGHGDLIYNLNDRIDEMISGHQHRLQQLVASVKNAEKTSWQVCQEIYGTLDPKKFFAPLLATITRFLYLESIGEVASELKNGKIYYYRSNDI
- a CDS encoding YolD-like family protein gives rise to the protein MGIRDRGKLKWRPASFMPLGFEMTRAMFKDQERKAKPLIDEYEAEEFDRQINYAKEYKLLVRVSVWEEGFTTEMIGRIHSLDPIKHQLRLEVRTGEYEVIAFEKVIGVIVTN